Genomic segment of Xanthobacter dioxanivorans:
TTACGCAGCAAATCAAGTACAAGGATGTGGAATACATCCTTGAAGGACAGATGTTGTTCGTCGAGACCCTCCAGAGCGGGCACTATCTCGGAGCCCGCACGGTCTCGGCGCGGCCGATACGCTCGATCCCGACCTTATTCTGGGCCGCCTTATACGAGGGGATGACCGCCTACTTCTTCGGCGACCATGAAAGTGCGACGCGCTTCATGGAAACCGCCATGGCGCTGTCCTGGTCTGCGCCGGCCCATATCGACGTCGCATACAGCAATCTTTTCGCGGCGCTCGCGCTGGCGCGGCGTGCATCCGCGGATAAAACGCCCGATGCGGCCATTGATCGCCTCGGGGTCCACCGCGCCCGCTTCGCCCGCTGGTCCGACCTGAATCCCGCGACATTTCGCAACAAGCTGTTGCTGATAGACGCCGAGATGGCGCGGCTGCGGGGCGAACACCTTGCCGCATTGAACGGCTATGAACAGGCCGCCCGCGCCGCCGAGGCGGCGGGCTTCGTGCATGAGCAGGCGCTGGCGCACGAGCTGGCCTGCGCCTTCTGCGCCACGCTCGGCCTGACGACCTCGGCGCAGGGTCATTTCCGCGCGGCCCGCGCCTGCTATCGCCGCTGGGGCGCGCACGGCAAGGCCCGCCAGCTCGAAGCCGCCCACGCTGAACTTTCCGACGACACCCCGGCATTCACCCCGGCGCCGCCGGACTTCGGGCAGGCGCCGCCGGACTTGGGGCAGGCGGAACTCAATCTCGCGGTCGTCATGAAGGCGGCGCAGGCGCTGTCAGAGGAGATCCTGCTCGACCGCGTCGTCGAGACGCTGATGACCGACATGGTCGTTCACGCCGGCGCCCAATATGGGCTGCTCATTCTGATGCGCGACGAAGAGCCGATGATAGAGGCCACCGCGCGCGTGACGCGGCGCGATGTGGTCGTCCATATCGCCCAGGCGCTTCCCACGCCGCAGGCCATTCCCCTGTCCGTGCTCAATACGGTCATCCGGACGAAGAAGTCCGCAAGGTTCGCCGACGCCTTCGTGGAGGCCCCGCACCTGCGCCAGGGCGGACCGCTGGATCGTCCCGTGCGATCCCTGATCTGCCTGCCATTGATCAAGCGTGGCACGCTGGTCGGCGTGCTTTATCTCGAGAACAATCTGGCTCCGGGCGTGTTCACCGCGAACCGCACGGCCATGCTGGAGATCCTCGCCCCTCAGGCGGCGATTTCGCTCGATGCGGCACGGCTTTACAAGGAGCTGGCGGAGGAAAACACCCGGCGCTCCCAAACCGAGACGGCCCTCCAGCAGGCCCGCGCCGACCTCACGCGCACCTCGCATCTCACGGTCATGGGCGGGCTCGCCGCCTCCATCGCCCACGAAATCAATCAGCCGCTCGCCAGCGTCGTCTCCAACGCCGATGCGAGCCTGCGATGGCTGAGGCGCCCGCAGCCGGACCTGGACGAGGTCAACGCGGGATTGGAGAACATCCGCGGCAGCGGCCTGCGCGCCGCGGGCATCGTCAAGGCGCTTCGATCGCTTGCCAAGCAGGCTCCGACCGCTTTCGTTCCGGTCGACCTCAACGAGACCATATGCGAGGTGCTGCGGCTGACGTCGGTCGAACTCGGTGCGCAGCACGTCAGGGTGGAAACGCGCCTCGACCCGGACCTGGGCACGGTGCCCGCCGATCCGGTACAGCTTCAGCAGGTCGTGCTCAACCTCGTCACCAACGCGGCCGATGCCATGTCCGCTCTCGCGCCCGATGAGCGGGAGCTCGTCGTGGAATCCGTCCGCGAAGACCGGTCGATACTGGTCCGCGTGCACGACAAGGGAAGCGGAATGGCGCCGGAAACCCTGCAGCGCATCTTCGATCCCTTCTTCACCACCAAGGCCAGTGGCATGGGCATGGGGCTGGCCATCTGCCGGTCCATCGTGGAAGCCCATGGCGGAACGCTGCAGGCGACGTCCGTGGCCGGTCGAGGCAGCATCTTTTTCTTTCGCCTGAACGTCGTCGAATGATCCTGGAGCGCGATCCGGGCCAATCGGATCCATCGGCGCGGGTGAAGCGCCCTCTCACCCTGAGGGAGAAGGCGTCGCCCGGATCACAGGAAAATGAACATCCCGCACGGGTCCGGCGTTCAGTATGGGCCCGCTCATTCCATTTCGAGCATCAGGAAGGAGAAACCGAATGCCAGAGGTCACCGCTCTCGGTGAGATCGACGAGCGCATCGCGGCCGCGCGGGAGAACCTGTCCGAGCTGATGGAACAGGCCACCGCCGCGTCCGGCGCCGCCGACGAAGCCCGCACGGCCGACCGCATCGCCGAGCAACAGGCGCTGCTCGACGATCTGATCAAGCAGCGCGAGGCGCTGGTGCGTTGAGCCGGCGCAGGTCCCACGGCCCCGGCGCCCTGCCGACCGGCGCGTGAGCGGGATTTCCCCCCTCTACGCGGCCTGGATCTTGTGCTCGTAGAGCAGCCGGGCGCGGATGGTTCCCTCGATCGCCCGGATGTCGGCGAGAACGCGCTGGCTGTCCGCGGTGGAGGCGTCGGCGTCCAGCACCACGTAGCCGACATCGGCATGGGTCTCGTAATACTGGGCGGCAATGTTGATGGAGTGGCGGGCGAGCACGTCGTTGAGCCGCCCGAGCATGCCCGGCAGGTTGCGTTGAACCTGGATGAAGCGCGTGCCCAGGGGCCGGGCCGGCAGTTGCACCTGGGGAAAGTTGACCGCGCCCATGGTGGAGCCGGTGTCGGAATAATCCACGAGCTTGCGGGCCACTTCCGCGCCGATGCGCTCCTGCGCCTCCTCGGTGGACCCGCCGATGTGCGGTGTCAGGATCACGTTGTCGAGGCCCTGGAGCGGCGACACGAAGCGCTCGTTGTTCGAGCCCGGCTCGACCGGGAAGACGTCGACCGCGGCCCCGCGGAGCCGGCCCGCGCGCAGGGCGTCGGCCAGCGCGTCGAGGTCCACCACCGTGCCGCGGCTGTTGTTGATGAAATAGCCCCCCGGCTTCATCGCCGCGATCTCGTCGCGGCCGATCATCCCGTGCGTGGCCGGCGTTTCGGGCACGTGCAGGCTGACGATATCGCTCTGCCCCAGCAGCTCGTGCAGGCTCGCCACCGATTCCGTGTTTCCGTGGCGGAGCTTGTCGGTGTGATCGTAGAAGATCACCCTCATCCCCATGGCTTCCGCGAGGTTGGAGAGCTGCGAGCCGATGTTGCCGTAGCCGACGATGCCCAGGGTCTTGCCCCGCACCTCGTGGCTGTTGGTCGCGGACTTGTCCCAGCGGCCCTCGTGCGCCGCGTGCGAGCGCGCCGGGATCCGCCGAAGCAGCATCACGATCTCGCCGATCACCAGTTCCGCCACGCTTCGCGTGTTGGAGAAGGGCGCGTTGAAGACCGGAATTCCATGCTGGCGGACGGCATCCACATCCACCTGGTTGGTGCCGACGCTGAAGCAGCCGATCGCGATCAGCCGGTCCGCCGCCTCCAGGACGTCCGCCGTGATGTGCGTGCGCGAACGGATGCCCAGCAGGTGCACCCCCTTGATGGCTTCCTTCAGCGCATCCCCATCCAGCGCCTTGGGCAGGCGCGTCACGTTGGTGTAGCCGGCAGCCAGCACCATCTCCACGGCGCTGTCGTTCACGCCTTCGAGGAGCAGCACCCGGATCTTGTCCTTGGACAGCGAGAGATGCGGCGAATGAGAATGGCTGGCGTGCACGATCCGGCGTCCTTCAGCAATGGATGAACTCAGAGCCGAAGACCGCCTAACAGAAGGCGGGGTCCGGCTCAACGCTGCCGAAGTCTTGGGCGGCGATCGCCGGCCTGGGGGAAGACCGCTTTTTGCCGCAGGCCACCGTACCCGCCCCTGCGGCACAGGGGCCAGCGCTGGCCTCGGCCCGTTTTGCCGGCGTCTCCCGGCCAGAAGGCATGCGTGCAGCGCAGGCCGGCGTCCCGGTTCAGGTCGAGGGCCCCGAGGCGAGCCTCGGCCTGCCGGCGTTGGCCCTCAGTGATCTGCGGCGACCGCGACGGCCTCGATCTCGAAGCGCCAGTCGGGGCGGGCGAGCGCGGCGGCGACGATCAGCGTGGAGGCCGGCTTGCAGCCCTTCAGCAGCTCGGTGCGCAGGGCGCCGTAGGCCGCATAGTCGGCCGGATCGGTGAGATAGGCGGTGACCTTGGCGAGGTCGGCAAGGCCCATGCCGGCGGCGGCGAGCACGGCCTCCAGGTTGCGGAAGGCCGCACGCACCTGCGCTTCGAAGCTCGCCGGCACCGCGCCCGAGGCCTCGATGCCCACCTGCCCGGAAATGTAGAGCGTGCGCACCAGCCCGCAGGCGAGCACGCCGGGACTATACGGCAGGCGGGCATCGGTGGGGGCGGGAAGGACGGGGGTGAGCATCGGAGCCTCCAAGTCGGGTTTCGGCCAGCGCGAGAATGCCGCGCGTCAGCTCGGCCTCCCGATCCGCGAGCAGGTCGAGGATGGTGAAGTGGTTGCGGCGCGCCGGCTCCAGAAGCTGCACCGCCCCGCCCCGCGCGTGCCAGAGGGCGGCGAGATCCCGGCTCCAGGTCTTGAAGCCCGCCGTCTCCTCGGCGCCCACAGCGGCAAGGAGCGGCATCAGCGTGGCTGAAGCGGGCAAGGCGGCGAGGCGCACCAGCGGGCTCGCCGCCGCGGCCTCCGCCTCGGAGAGGGCGAGGTCCACATTGATCGATGTGCGGCGCAGCGGGCGCAGGTCGAAGGCGCCCGAGATGCCGGCGAGGCCGCAGATGGGCCCGATGCCGCTCTCCACCTGGTCCAGCGCCAGCATGGCCGCGAGCTGCCCGCCGGCCGAGTGCCCGCCCACCACGATGCGCGGCGGCGCGAGGTGGTCCATGACCCAGGCGAGGGCCGCGCGCATCTCGTCCAGAATGTCGGCGACGCGCACGTGGGGCACGAGGTCATAGCCGGGGGTCACCACGGTGATGCCGGCGTTCACATAGGGTTCGGCGATGAAGGAAACGTCGGACTTGTCGAGCGCCCGCCAGTAGCCGCCGTGGATGAAGAACAGAACCGGCGCACCCGGGTCCGCCGGGAAGACGTCGAGCAGGCAGCGCGGCCCGGCGCCGTAGCGCTGGTTCAGGAGGCCATGGCCGGCATCGCGCAGGGCTGCGCTGAGGCGGCGGTGGCCGTCATAAATGCTCTCGCGCTCGGGATGCCGCCGGCGCAGGGCGAACTCGGCTTCCAGGGCGGGATCGATGAGGGTTTCGGACATGGGGAGGTTTCACAGGCCGAGATAGGCGGCGCGGACGCCGGCATCGCGCATGAGGACGGCGCCGGCGTCGGCGCGGACGATCTCGCCCTCGGCGAGCACGTAGCCGTGGGCGGCGGAGCGCAGGGCCATGTTGGCGTTCTGCTCGGCGAGGAGAATGGACATGCCCTCCGCGTTGAGGCGGCGGATGGTGGCGAAGATCTCCTGCACCACGCGCGGGGCGAGGCCCATGGACGGCTCGTCCAGCAGCAGCAGGCGCGGCCGCCCCATCAGCGCGCGGCCGATGGCGAGCATCTGCTGCTCGCCACCGGACAGGAGCCCGGCCGCCTGCCGGCGCCGTTCCTGCAGGCGGGGGAACAGCTCGAACACCATGGCGAGATCCTGCGCCACGCCTCGGTCGCGACGCGGCCACAGGCGGCGGAAGGCACCCATCTCCAGGTTTTCCTCCACCGTCATGGGCGCGAACACGCGCCGGCCTTCCGGCACCAGCGCGAGGCCCCGGGCGAGACGCGCCGAGGTGGAGAGGGCGACGATTTCCTCCCCCGCCAGCAGGATGCGGCCCGCCGTGGGGCGGATGAGGCCGGCGAGCGTGCGCAGGAGCGTGGTCTTGCCCGCTCCGTTGGCGCCGATGATGCACACGGACTGGCCCGCCTTCACCGTGAGCGAGACCGCGTGCAGCACCTCGGTGGCGCCGTAGCCGGAGCGCAGATTGCGGACCTCAAGCATCCTCCACCTCCTCGCCGAGATAGGCGGAGAGCACCTCCGGATGGCTGCGGACCTCGTCCGCCGAGCCTTCGGCGATGCGCCGGCCGTTGTTGAGCACTAGGATGTCATGGGAGAGCGACATGACCATGCGCATGTTGTGCTCCACCAGGAGCACGCTCATGCCGTCGCGGTTGAGGCCGCGGATGGTCTGCGCCATGCGGTCCGCCTCGGCGTGGGGCAGGCCGGCGGCGGGCTCGTCGAGCAGCAGCAGGCGCGGCGCGCCGGCGAGCGCGCGGGCGAGCTCCAGCACCTTCATCTGCCCGAAGGAGAGCGCCCCGGCCGGCTGGTGCGCCCGGCCCGCGAGGCCGAAGCGCTCCAGCAGCGCCATGCCCGCCTCGGCCATGGTCCGCTCCTCCGCCCGCACGGCGGGGGTGCGAAGCATGGCGGTGAGTGTCGTCGCCCGACCGACCAGGTGACGGCCGACCATCACGTTCTCCAGCACCGTCATCTCGCGGAAGATCTGCAGGTTCTGGAAGGTGCGGGCGATGCCGCGCCGGGCCCGCTCAAAGGTGGGTAGGGGATCGATGCGCGCGCCGTCGAGGAAGATGGCGCCCTCGCTCGGCCGGGTCACGCCGGCGATCATGTTGAAGAGCGTGCTCTTGCCGGCGCCGTTGGGGCCGATCACCGCCTTGATCTCCCCGGCCTTCACCTGGAAGGACAGGTCGGCGACGGCGGTGACGCCGGCAAAGCGGCAGGTAAGGCCGGTAACCTCCAGCAGTGTCGCGCTCATGACGCCTTCCTCCGCAGCGCGCGGGCGATTGCCGCGGGAATGCCCGCGAGGCCGCCCGGGAAGAGAATGAGCACCACCAGCATGCCCAGGCCGAACAGCATCAGCTCCGCATCCTCGTAGTCGAGCAGGACTTGCGGCACCGCGGTGTAGACGATGGCGCCGAGCACCGGGCCGAAGAAGGTGCCCGCCCCGCCGATGGCCACCATCAC
This window contains:
- the serA gene encoding phosphoglycerate dehydrogenase, which translates into the protein MHASHSHSPHLSLSKDKIRVLLLEGVNDSAVEMVLAAGYTNVTRLPKALDGDALKEAIKGVHLLGIRSRTHITADVLEAADRLIAIGCFSVGTNQVDVDAVRQHGIPVFNAPFSNTRSVAELVIGEIVMLLRRIPARSHAAHEGRWDKSATNSHEVRGKTLGIVGYGNIGSQLSNLAEAMGMRVIFYDHTDKLRHGNTESVASLHELLGQSDIVSLHVPETPATHGMIGRDEIAAMKPGGYFINNSRGTVVDLDALADALRAGRLRGAAVDVFPVEPGSNNERFVSPLQGLDNVILTPHIGGSTEEAQERIGAEVARKLVDYSDTGSTMGAVNFPQVQLPARPLGTRFIQVQRNLPGMLGRLNDVLARHSINIAAQYYETHADVGYVVLDADASTADSQRVLADIRAIEGTIRARLLYEHKIQAA
- a CDS encoding ABC transporter ATP-binding protein, yielding MSATLLEVTGLTCRFAGVTAVADLSFQVKAGEIKAVIGPNGAGKSTLFNMIAGVTRPSEGAIFLDGARIDPLPTFERARRGIARTFQNLQIFREMTVLENVMVGRHLVGRATTLTAMLRTPAVRAEERTMAEAGMALLERFGLAGRAHQPAGALSFGQMKVLELARALAGAPRLLLLDEPAAGLPHAEADRMAQTIRGLNRDGMSVLLVEHNMRMVMSLSHDILVLNNGRRIAEGSADEVRSHPEVLSAYLGEEVEDA
- a CDS encoding alpha/beta hydrolase, translating into MSETLIDPALEAEFALRRRHPERESIYDGHRRLSAALRDAGHGLLNQRYGAGPRCLLDVFPADPGAPVLFFIHGGYWRALDKSDVSFIAEPYVNAGITVVTPGYDLVPHVRVADILDEMRAALAWVMDHLAPPRIVVGGHSAGGQLAAMLALDQVESGIGPICGLAGISGAFDLRPLRRTSINVDLALSEAEAAAASPLVRLAALPASATLMPLLAAVGAEETAGFKTWSRDLAALWHARGGAVQLLEPARRNHFTILDLLADREAELTRGILALAETRLGGSDAHPRPSRPHRCPPAV
- a CDS encoding RidA family protein, with the protein product MLTPVLPAPTDARLPYSPGVLACGLVRTLYISGQVGIEASGAVPASFEAQVRAAFRNLEAVLAAAGMGLADLAKVTAYLTDPADYAAYGALRTELLKGCKPASTLIVAAALARPDWRFEIEAVAVAADH
- a CDS encoding ABC transporter ATP-binding protein, with amino-acid sequence MLEVRNLRSGYGATEVLHAVSLTVKAGQSVCIIGANGAGKTTLLRTLAGLIRPTAGRILLAGEEIVALSTSARLARGLALVPEGRRVFAPMTVEENLEMGAFRRLWPRRDRGVAQDLAMVFELFPRLQERRRQAAGLLSGGEQQMLAIGRALMGRPRLLLLDEPSMGLAPRVVQEIFATIRRLNAEGMSILLAEQNANMALRSAAHGYVLAEGEIVRADAGAVLMRDAGVRAAYLGL